A stretch of the Notamacropus eugenii isolate mMacEug1 chromosome 2, mMacEug1.pri_v2, whole genome shotgun sequence genome encodes the following:
- the ANGPTL3 gene encoding angiopoietin-related protein 3, which produces MRAISLFFLIVPLVISSRTDQEHPLLDAPPPEPKLRFAMLDDVKILANGLLQLGHGLKDFVHKTKSQINDIFQKLNIFDKSFYDLSLQTNEIKEEERELRETTSSLQAKNEEMKNLSLELNSKLEDLLEEKIQLHQKVRTLEEKLIRLMSSQPEGQEHQEVALLKTFVEQQDHSIKELFQTVQEQYQQLTKQHGQIKEMENQLRRTSFQEPTDYSLSSKQRAPRTIPSLQPNETKSTEHNNGPSDCAALYDGGLRSSGIYAIKPSQSEVFNVYCEMKSGSSWTVIQHRMDGSQNFNETWEHYQHGFGSLDGEFWLGLEKIYSIVKQSDYILRIELEDWKDNKRSIEYSFSLGSKETDYTLHLSEILGNIPNAIPEHKDLTFSTWDHNAKNYVNCPESYSGGWWWDNVCGETNLNGKYNKARLKGKPEKKRGLYWKSPKGRLYSLKTTKMLIHPTDLESFE; this is translated from the exons atgagagcaatttccctcttctttttaattGTCCCTCTTGTTATTTCCTCTAGAACTGACCAGGAACATCCCCTGCTAGATGCTCCCCCTCCAGAGCCAAAATTGAGATTCGCTATGCTGGATGATGTCAAGATCCTGGCCAACGGTCTCCTTCAGCTAGGACATGGTCTCAAGGACTTTGTTCACAAGACCAAGAGTCAAATTAACGACATATTTCAAAAACTGAACATATTCGACAAgtctttttatgatctctcacTACAAACCAATGAgatcaaagaagaagaaagagagctcCGTGAAACAACCTCAAGTCTTCAggctaaaaatgaagaaatgaaaaatctaTCCCTCGAACTGAACTCAAAGCTTGAAGATCTCTTAGAGGAAAAGATTCAACTCCACCAAAAAGTGAGGACGCTGGAAGAGAAGCTAATCAGGTTAATGAGCAGCCAGCCCGAAGGCCAGGAACACCAGGAGGTGGCCCTCCTCAAG ACTTTTGTAGAACAGCAAGATCACAGCATCAAAGAGCTTTTCCAAACGGTCCAAGAACAGTACCAGCAGCTTACCAAGCAGCACGGCCAAATAAAGGAGATGGAAAACCAG CTAAGAAGAACAAGTTTCCAAGAACCTACAGACTATTCCCTTTCTTCAAAGCAAAGAGCACCAAGGACAATTCCTTCTCTTCAGCCCAATGAAACAAAGTCCACAGAACACAACA ATGGTCCATCCGACTGTGCTGCCCTTTACGATGGAGGTCTGCGTTCGAGCGGCATATACGCCATCAAGCCCAGCCAATCTGAAGTCTTCAATGTCTACTGTGAAATGAAATCAG GCAGCTCGTGGACAGTGATCCAACACCGAATGGACGGATCACAAAATTTCAATGAAACCTGGGAGCACTATCAGCACGGCTTTGGGAGTCTTGACG GAGAATTCTGGCTGGGCCTAGAGAAGATCTACTCCATAGTTAAGCAATCCGACTACATCCTGCGCATCGAGCTGGAGGACTGGAAGGACAACAAGCGTTCCATCGAGTACTCGTTTAGCCTGGGAAGTAAAGAAACAGACTACACCCTGCACCTGTCTGAGATCCTGGGCAACATTCCCAATGCGATCCCGGAACACAAAGACCTCACCTTCTCAACTTGGGATCATAATGCAAAGAATTATGTGAACTGCCCAGAAAGCTATTCAG GTGGCTGGTGGTGGGACAACGTATGTGGAGAAACCAACCTGAACGGCAAGTACAACAAGGCGCGACTGAAAGGCAAACCCGAGAAGAAAAGAGGCCTGTACTGGAAGTCTCCCAAAGGCAGGCTCTACTCCCTCAAGACAACCAAAATGTTAATCCACCCAACAGACCTGGAAAGCTTTGAATGA